One region of Purpureocillium takamizusanense chromosome 4, complete sequence genomic DNA includes:
- the NIK1_2 gene encoding Histidine kinase (COG:T~EggNog:ENOG503NXNC) has product MMDEGTLAAAADIVTSLAAGNPTASSLCDAAGRQITLPGPETETKRHFEAELQKLAIRVRQLESRASAAPFPTLPQTPNELNDTLFGSSGVCSPAAAASKQGPQSGVYGATSAESPPLKRRRLDHEALDALQEHVSDQSKLLDTQRQEITGLNAQLVTQTKLQQGTLDILEHKSVATLERELLKHQKANEAFQKVLREIGQIITAVARGDLTMKVRMNAVELDPEITTFKRTINAMMDQLQTFASEVSRVAREVGTEGLLGGQAVIGGIDGTWKELTDNVNVMAQNLTDQVREIASVTTAVAHGDLTKKIERPARGEILELQQTINTMVDQLRTFASEVTRVARDVGTEGILGGQADVAGVQGMWNDLTVNVNAMADNLTTQVRDIVKVTTAVAKGDLTQKVQVDCRGEIFELKSTINSMVDQLQQFAREVTKIAKEVGTEGRLGGQATVHDVQGTWRNLTENVNYMAMNLTTQVREIAKVTTAVAKGDLTKKISVEARGEILELKNTINQMVDRLGTFALEVSKVAREVGTEGTLGGQAQVSNLEGKWKDLTENVNTMASNLTVQVRSISAVTQAIANGDMSQTIDVEANGEIQVLKVTINNMVGRLSSFCYEVQRVAKDVGLDGKMGAQADVVGLDGRWKEITTDVNTMASNLTTQVRAFSDITNLATDGDFSKLVDVEASGEMDELKRKINQMISNLRDSIQRNTQAREAAELANRTKSEFLANMSHEIRTPMNGIIGMTQLTLDTDLTQYQREMLNIVKSLATSLLTIIDDILDLSKIEARRMVLEEIPYTLRGTVFNALKTLAVKANEKCLDLTFKVDSSVPDYVVGDSFRLRQIIINLVGNAIKFTERGSVGLTIRESPEPLPIDHGEYALEFAVEDTGIGIAEDKLDLIFDTFQQADGSMTRKFGGTGLGLSISKRLVNLMGGDLSVSSEAGRGSQFYFTCKVRLASGGAEFIQKQLQPYRGHQVLVVDKALPNSGTEIEDMLKQLGLRPIIFSLDGRQVSGNTNGAVPEDCDAIVVDSIDTARRFRAMDQFKYFPVVLLAPVVNVNLKTCLELGITSYMTTPCQLVDLATSMIPALENRATPSLAENTRTLEILLAEDNTINQRLAVKILQKYHHVVTVAGNGLEAVEAVKEKKFDVILMDIQMPIMGGFEATATIREYEQRTGAKKTPIIALTAHAMIGDREKCMQGQMDEYLSKPLQQNQLLDTILRCASLTE; this is encoded by the exons CCGGTCCCGAGACCGAGACCAAGAGACATTTCGAGGCTGAGCTTCAGAAGCTCGCAATCCGGGTCCGCCAGCTCGAGAGCAGAGCCTCCGCTGCCCCCTTCCCTACTTTGCCGCAGACTCCAAATGAGCTCAACGATACCCTCTTCGGTTCAAGCGGCGTCTGCAgtccggccgccgctgcctccaaGCAGGGTCCTCAGTCCGGCGTCTATGGCGCCACCTCTGCAGAAAGCCCTCCTCTcaagcgccggcggctggacCACGAGGCGCTCGATGCGCTGCAAGAGCACGTCAGCGACCAGTCCAAGTTACTCGACACCCAGCGTCAGGAAATCACTGGCCTCAATGCTCAACTGGTCACGCAGACCAAATTGCAACAAGGCACCCTGGATATCTTGGAACACAAGTCTGTCGCCACCCTCGAGAGGGAGCTGCTCAAGCACCAAAAGGCCAACGAAGCGTTCCAAAAGGTGCTGCGGGAGATTGGCCAAATCATCACTGCTGTTGCCCGTGGCGATCTGACCATGAAGGTACGCATGAACGCCGTGGAGCTGGACCCCGAGATTACGACTTTCAAGCGCACCATCAACGCCATGATGGACCAATTGCAGACTTTCGCCAGCGAAGTCTCCCGAGTAGCACGCGAAGTCGGCACCGAAGGTCTGTTAGGTGGGCAGGCAgtcatcggcggcatcgacgggACTTGGAAGGAACTTACAGACAATG TGAACGTCATGGCCCAGAATCTCACCGACCAAG TCCGAGAAATCGCGTCAGTGACAACCGCGGTCGCGCACGGCGACCTGACCAAGAAAATCGAACGACCCGCGAGGGGAGAGATCCTAGAGCTGCAACAAACCATCAATACCATGGTCGACCAACTGCGAACATTTGCTTCCGAGGTTACACGTGTGGCAAGGGATGTCGGCACCGAGGGCATTCTCGGGGGCCAGGCAGATGTTGCTGGCGTGCAAGGGATGTGGAACGACCTGACTGTCAacgtcaacgccatggccgacaacTTAACAACACAAGTCCGCGATATCGTCAAGGTGACTACTGCCGTGGCAAAGGGCGATCTTACGCAAAAGGTCCAAGTCGACTGCAGAGGCGAAATCTTCGAGTTAAAGTCCACGATCAATTCCATGGTCGACCAACTGCAGCAATTCGCTCGAGAGGTGACGAAAATTGCCAAAGAGGTCGGCACGGAAGGCCGACTTGGTGGTCAAGCTACCGTTCACGATGTGCAGGGGACGTGGAGAAATTTGACGGAGAATGTCAACTACATGGCAATGAACCTAACCACCCAGGTTCGCGAAATTGCAAAGGTAACTACAGCAGTGGCCAAGGGAGACTTGACAAAGAAAATTAGCGTCGAGGCAAGGGGAGAGATTCTCGAGCTGAAAAACACCATAAACCAAATGGTCGATCGGTTAGGCACCTTCGCTCTTGAGGTCAGCAAGGTTGCTCGAGAGGTCGGAACCGAAGGAACCTTAGGCGGGCAGGCACAAGTCTCGAACCTCGAGGGCAAGTGGAAAGATTTGACCGAGAATGTCAACACCATGGCGTCAAACCTCACAGTCCAAGTGAGGAGTATCTCTGCGGTGACGCAAGCCATCGCCAATGGAGATATGAGCCAAACAATTGACGTCGAAGCCAACGGAGAGATCCAGGTGCTTAAAGTCACAATCAATAACATGGTCGGTCGGCTCTCGAGCTTCTGTTACGAAGTGCAGCGGGTTGCCAAGGACGTCGGTCTTGACGGGAAAATGGGCGCTCAGGCCGACGTCGTTGGCCTCGATGGGCGTTGGAAGGAAATCACTACAGACGTCAACACCATGGCCAGCAATTTG ACAACACAAGTGCGAGCGTTTTCTGACATTACCAACTTGGCGACAGACGGTGACTTCAGCAAGCTGGTCGACGTGGAGGCCTCCGGAGAGATGGATGAACTGAAACGGAAGATCAACCAGATGATATCGAACCTGCGAGACAGTATCCAGAGGAACACGCAAGCTCGAGAAGCCGCCGAGCTAGCTAATAGGACCAAGTCGGAATTCCTGGCTAACATGTCTCACGAAATCCGGACTCCAATGAacggcatcatcggcatGACCCAGCTCACCCTCGATACGGATTTGACACAGTACCAGCGAGAGATGCTCAACATTGTAAAGAGCCTGGCCACGAGCCTTTTGACCATCATTGACGATATTCTGGATCTGTCGAAAATTGAGGCGAGACGGATGGTCTTAGAGGAGATTCCCTACACGCTTCGAGGGACAGTCTTCAACGCCTTGAAGACGCTAGCAGTCAAAGCCAACGAAAAATGCCTAGACCTAACCTTCAAAGTGGATAGCTCGGTCCCAGACTACGTGGTAGGGGACTCGTTCCGTCTGAGGCAGATCATCATAAACTTGGTAGGCAATGCCATCAAGTTCACTGAGCGTGGGTCGGTCGGCCTAACGATCCGCGAGAGCCCAGAGCCATTGCCAATTGACCACGGAGAGTATGCCTTGGAATTTGCCGTTGAGGACACGGGCATCGGCATTGCCGAAGACAAGCTTGACCTCATCTTTGATACATTCCAGCAAGCTGACGGCTCCATGACGCGCAAATTTGGTGGTACCGGGCTAGGTCTTTCTATTTCGAAGCGACTCGTTAACCTCATGGGGGGAGATCTCTCCGTCAGCAGCGAGGCCGGACGGGGGAGCCAGTTTTACTTTACTTGCAAGGTAAGACTGGCGTCTGGAGGAGCGGAGTTTATTCAGAAGCAGTTACAACCATATCGTGGCCACCAGGTCTTGGTCGTGGACAAGGCGCTCCCGAATTCTGGGACGGAAATCGAGGACATGCTCAAGCAACTCGGCCTACGACCCATCATCTTCAGTCTCGACGGACGCCAGGTCTCTGGGAACACCAACGGAGCCGTTCCGGAAGACTGCGACGCGATTGTCGTGGATTCCATCGACACGGCCCGGAGATTCCGCGCCATGGATCAGTTCAAGTACTTTCCCGTTGTTCTTCTGGCGCCTGTGGTCAACGTCAATCTCAAAACCTGCCTCGAGCTAGGCATCACATCGTACATGACAACGCCGTGCCAGCTCGTGGACCTGGCCACTAGTATGATCCCCGCCTTGGAGAATAGGGCCACGCCATCGCTCGCTGAGAACACCAGGACGCTGGAGATTTTGCTGGCTGAGGACAACACCATCAACCAGAGACTAGCCGTCAAGATCCTACAGAAATACCACCACGTCGTCACAGTAGCAGGCAATGGACTGGAAGCAGTggaggccgtcaaggaaAAGAAGTTTGATGTTATTCTCATGGACATTCAGATGCCCATCATG GGGGGCTTTGAAGCCACAGCGACCATCCGTGAGTATGAGCAACGAACCGGGGCCAAGAAGACGCCCATCATCGCGCTGACAGCGCACGCCATGATCGGGGACCGAGAGAAGTGCATGCAGGGACAAATGGACGAGTACCTCTCGAAGCCACTGCAGCAGAACCAATTGTTGGACACGATTTTACGATGCGCGAGCTTGACAGAATAG